DNA sequence from the Candidatus Polarisedimenticolia bacterium genome:
GACCGCACCTGAATCTTCGGAAATTTCTTCGCCAGCACCATCGTGATCGCCGACGTCAACGTCGTCTTCCCGTGATCCACGTGTCCAATCGTCCCCACGTTCACGTGCGGCTTCGAACGATCAAACTTTTCCTTGGACATCGCGTCCTCCGTCTCGGTCCGTGCCCGGCTTGCTGGAAAGGGTTGGAGCCCACGACCGGGATTGAACCGGTGACCCCGTCCTTACCAAGGACGTGCTCTACCACTGAGCCACGTGGGCGCCCCGGCGGAAAGCCCGGATGGAGCTTCCGATGGTTGAACCCGGCGCTGCCGCTGCGCGCCGAACGAGAATTCTTGGAGCGGGAAACGGGATTCGAACCCGCGACCCTCAGCTTGGAAGGCTGACGCTCTAGCCACTGAGCTACTCCCGCCCGATTTTTTCCGCAGATTGAACTCGACGAGTTTCCCGCGGGGATTCCCCCCATCCTCCGGATGGGCGGGGATGGTGGGGAGAGGAGGATTCGAACCTCCGAAGCACTACGGCGGCAGATTTACAGTCTGCTCCCTTTGACCGCTCGGGAATCTCCCCCAATCGTCTTCGACGCGTGAAGGGGCGCGCCCCGGTTCCAAGGCTTCGTCCCCGGATCCTTCGGCCCGCCCGCTGTCTCACCTGGAGCTGGCGAAGGGATTTGAACCCCCGACCGGCTGATTACAAATCAGCTGCTCTACCAAGCTGAGCTACGCCAGCTTTAGCAAACCCGTAATGCTAACAAAGCGAGTACTTAGATGCAATAGTAATTTGGAAATTGTTTTAAGCTCCGGCGCCCCGGGAGCCCCGCTGGCGGACCACCTCGAAGAGGGTGACTCCCGCCGCCACCGACACGTTCAAGGAGTCCACCCCGCTGGAGAGGGGGATTCCGACCAGGACGTCGCAGTGCTCGCGCACCAGCCGGCGGATCCCCTTCCCCTCCCCTCCGAGCACGAGCGCCACCGGCAGGGAGTAGTCGAATTCAGTCCATAGCGTCCGGGCCCCCTGGTCCAGGCCGACCACCCAAATCCCCCGTTCCTTCAGTTTTTCCATGAGCGAGACCAGGTTCCCGGCGACCGCGAGCCGGACTCGATCCGCCTGCCCTGCCGCGGACTTGGCCGCGGCGGGAGTCAGACCGGCGGAGCCGTGCGGCGGCAGGAACACCCCGTCGACGCGCGCCGCGGCGGCGGACCGCAGGATGGCCCCCAGGTTCCTGGGGTCTTCGACCTGATCCAGGATAAGGAAGAAGGGGCGCGTCCCCGCCGTGGCGAGGATCTCCTCCACGCTCACCGGCCCCGACCCCGAAACCCGCGCCACCACCCCCTGGTGGACCCCGCCTCCGGCGAGGCGGTCGAGCGACTCCCTCGGGACCCGCTGTACAGGGATCTTCTTCCGGGAGGCCAGGGAGAGAATCTCGCGGACCTTGCGGTCCTGTCTGCCCACCGACACGTGAATCTGCTCCACCCGGCGGCGGCCGCCGCGCAGCGTCTCCATCACCGGATGCACCCCGTAAAGCGTCTCAATCTTCGCGCTTTTCATCCTTTTCAAGCCTTCTCGAAAATTTGCAGGACCCTCTGGCAGCGCTCCCGGCATCCCGGGACGACGATCGGCAGCTTCAGATCCGCTCCCTCTTCGATCAAGGGGACGATTCTCGCGAGCTCCGGACCGGAAGGCAACCCGGTCAAGGCAAGTCGAAGCGGGTGGTACAGGCTTCGTCCCCGAGCGCCGGTCCGCCGTCCCACCTCGGAGGCCGTCCGGGTGTATTCCTCCCGGGAGAGTCTCGCGCCCGGAGGCAGCCGATCGAGGAATTCGCGAATGACCCGCCGGGCCGACTCCTCCTGAAGCTCCTGGGCCGGCTCGCCGCTCGTCAAGGTGGCCTCGGGCGCGAATCTCGCGAGGACTTTCACGGCGTCCGCGGAATCGATTTGATCCAGGCGGCTGATGGACTCCCGGATCAGCTCAAGGACCGCTTCCGCCCAGCGCTCCTCCCGGGCCCCGGGGCCGTCCGGCAGCAGCCCGATCTCTCGCAGCCGGGGAAGCGCCAGGTCCACGAGGCGAGGCAGGTCCATCCGGCGAAGATGCTGGTTCCCCAGGTGGTCCAGCTTGGCACGGTCGAAGACCGCGGCGGCTTTCGAGATCCGGGAAAGATCGAATCTCTCGATTAGATCGGGCGGCTCCAGGACCTCGACGCCGTCCGCCGCGGACCATCCAAGCAGCGCCAGACAGTTGATCACCGACGCCGGAGGGTACCCCTGCTCCGCGAATTGTCGCAGCGACGTGTCCTCGTTCCTCTTGCTCAGCGGAGCGCGGTCCTCGCCGAGCACCAGGGGAAGATGGGCGAACCGCGGCGTCTGGGTCCCCAGCGCCCGGTACAGGAGAACCTGCCGGACCGTATTCGAGAGGTGATCCTCACCCCGGATCACGTCGGTGATCTTCATGCCGATGTCGTCCACCACGACCGCGAAATTGTAGGTGGGCCAGCCGTCGCTCCGGAAGATGACGGGATCGCCGATCGATTGCGAGTCGACGCGCACCACTCCCCGGATGCGGTCCTCGAAGATCACCGGAGCATCGCCCACCCTGAAACGCTGGGCCGCTCGCTCCCCGGCCTCGACCCTGCGGCGCGACTCGGCCGAGGGAATCGAGCGGCAGCGGCCCGGGTAGCGCGGCATTCTCCCCGCTTCCCGGTCGGCCTGCCGATCCGACTCCAGCCGCTCGGCGCTGCAGAAACAGGGATAGGCGAGCCCAGCGCGCGCCAGCTCCTCGAGCGCCTCACGATACATCCCCTTCGCATGCCTCTCGGATTGGCGGTAGGGGCCGCGAGGCCCCTCGTCGATCCCCTCGTCCCAGTCGAGGCCCAGCCACTTCAGCTCCCGCACGATCCCCGCTTCGAACTCGGGCCTGGACCTCTCCCGGTCGGTGTCCTCGATCCGCAGGACGAACTTCCCTCGCTCGTGCCGGGTGAACAGCCAGTTGAAGATCGCCGTTCGGGCGTTTCCGACGTGCAGAAGTCCCGTCGGCGAGGGCGCAAACCGGGTCCGGACGCTCACCTTCCCGGCCCTTCGCTCTGCCGGAACAGCAGCGCCACAGCCTGCGCCGCGACTCCTTCCCGCCGGCCCGCGAAGCCGAGGCCCTCTCCGCGCTTTCCCTTCACGCCGATGCGCGCCGCGTCGCATCCGAGCGCTTCCGCGATCCGCTCGCGCATGAGGGAGGCGTGCGGCGCTATCTTCGGCTCCTCGAGCACCACGATCACATCGAGATTGCCCAGGGCGAATCCCGCCTGCCGCACCTTCCTGCCGGCCTGCGCGAGAAGATCAAGGCTGCTCGCGTCCTTCAGGGCCGCATCCGTGTCGGGAAATGTCTGTCCGATGTCGCTCAGGCCGGCGGCTCCCAGCAGCGCGTCGGTGGCGGCGTGACAGATCAGGTCTCCATCCGAATGTCCGGCCGGTCCCGCCGGATGCGCGATCTCGACCCCCCCGAGGATCAGCTTGCGTCCCGGGACGAGAGGGTGGACGTCATAGCCGATCCCGACGCGCCACCCCCCCGGCGCGGAGGTTCCCGGCCTCGAAAGCATCGCTTCCGCCCGCCGGAAGTCCTCCGGCGTCGTGATTTTCAGGTTCTCTCCAAGCCCTTCGACCCGCGCCAAGGGGTGCCCCAGCCGCTCCACCAGCTCCGCCTCGTCGGTCCCCTCGAACCCCTCCCGATCCGCCCGGTCGAGGGCGGCTTCGAGGACCTCCCTGCGAAAGCCCTGCGGGGTCTGGGACAACGCGTAGTCGTCCCGGCGAACCGTCTGGATCGCGCCGTCCGGCGGCTCGATCCTCTTGAGCGTCTCGCGCACCGGAACGAGCGGCACGGCCGCCCCCCGGCGCTTGGCCGCGGCGAGGACTCTGCGAATCAGATCGGGCGTCACGAACGGGCGAACGCCGTCGTGGACCAAAACCAAATCGGCTCGTGTCGCGGCGAGCCCCTTCCGCGTCGAGGCCTGCCGCGTCTCCCCGCCGCGGACGAAATCGACCGGGCTCCCCTCCGGAACCCAGGCCGACAACCGCACCCGGGCTTCTTCGGGCTCAGGAACCACGAGGAAGATCTGGTGGATCTCCCGGCAGAGGAGGAAAGGCTGGAACGCTCGGGCCAGCAGCGGAACTCCGTCCAAGCAGCGGAACTGCTTGGGGGGGCCCGAACCGGCCCTCACCCCTTTGCCGGCGGCCACGAGGATGGCCGCCGCCGAAAGGGAAGAAGAGCCTTCTCCTGACATTGTCATCCGACCTGATGCGACCGGGAGGCAAGGGGGAGCGCTGGCAAGGCGTCCCTACACCGAGAGGATCTCTTTCTCCTTGTGCTGGATCAGCTCGTCGATCTGCTTGACGCAACGATCGGTCAGCTGCTGGATTTGCTCCAGGGCCCTTTTCTCCTCGTCCTCGGAGACGGTCTTCTCCTTGAGCAGGGTCTTCAGATGGTCATTCGCCTCCCGCCGATGCTGCCGAATGATCGTCTTTCCCTCTTCTCCCACCTGGTGCACCTTCTTGGCCAGCTGTTTCCGGCGCTCCTCGGTGAGGGGAGGAATGGGGAGGCGGACGATTTTGCCGTCGTTCGCCGGGGTCAGACCCAAGTCCGATCGAAGAATCGCCTTTTCGATTTCCGGGAGAGCCTTGGGATCCCATGGCTGGATGGTGATCTGGGTCGGGTCCGGGACCCCGAGCGTCGCGACTTGGTTCAAGGGCGTCGGCGCGCCGTAGTACTCCACCATGATCCCGTCCAGGATGGCCAGCGATGCCCGGCCGGTCCGAATGGAAGCCAGGTCGCGCCGGGTCGCCTCGACCGCCCCCTTCATCTTCTTTTCCGCCGTTGCGTGAACGTCTTTGAGCATCTTCGCCTCGCAGGAACGTCCGCTAGCCGCGAACCAGCGAACCGATCTTCTCCCCCAGAATGACCCGGCGGATGTTCCCCCGGATGTTCGAGTTAAAGACGATGATGGGAAGCTGGTTGTCCATGCACAGGGAGATCGCCGTGGAGTCCATCACCTGGAGACCTTTTTGCAGCACCTGCAGGTAGGTGATCTCCTCGAACCGCGTCGCGTCGGGGACCTTCTCGGGATCGGAGCTGTAAATGCCGTCGACGCGCGTCGCCTTCAGGATGATCTCAGCCCGGATCTCCATGGCTCGCAACGCGGCCGCCGTGTCGGTCGTGAAGTACGGGTTCCCCGTTCCCGCAGCGATGATGACGACTCTCCCCTTCTCCAGGTGACGCAGGGCGCGGCGGCGCAGGTAGGGTTCGGCCACCTGCCGCACCTCGAGCGCCGAGAGCACGCGGGTGTGCGCCCCGAGCCTCTCCAGACGATCCTGCAGCGCCAGACTGTTGATCAGCGTGGCGAGCATTCCCATGTGGTCGGCGGTCACCCGGTCCATCCCCGTGGACGCGCCCGCGGACAGACCGCGGAAGATGTTCCCGCCGCCGATGACGCAGGCGACCTGGACCCCCAGGTCGCGAATCTCCCGAATCTCCTCGGCGATGCGCACGACGACCGTGGGATCGATCCCGAAGCCTTGCGCCCCCATGAGGGATTCTCCGCTCAGCTTCAGCAGCACGCGACGGTATTGGGGAGTTTCGGTCTGCGCTTCGGGCATGGGCGGGCTTCCCCCTGCCGGACTTCAGGCCTGCTCGGCCGGAACCGCCGGGCGGGCCGTTTCGGAGGACAGCGCCTCTCCGAGAGCGTAGCGGACGAACCGGCGAACCCGGATGTTCTCTCCGGTCTTGGCCATCATCCCCGTCATGTAGTCCTTCACCGACTGGTTCGGATCCCGGACGTAGGGCTGTTCCATCAGGCAGGTGTCCTGATAGAACTTGGAGACCTTTCCTTCGACGATCTTCGGCAGCGCCGCCTCCGGGCGGCCGGAACCACGCGCCTGGGCTCCGTAGATCTCGCGCTCCGCGGCCAACACCGATTCGGGAACCTCCTCGCGGGAGACGTAGCGGGGCTGGGAGGCCGCGATGTGCATCGCGAGATTCTTCACCATTTCCTGGAACTCCGCGGTGCGGGCCACGAAATCGGTTTCGCAATTCACTTCCAGCATGACGCCGACGCGGCCGCCCGGATGGATGTAGCAGCTCACGATGCCTTCGGAAGTGGTTCGTCCCGACCGCTTTGCCGCCCCGGCAAGACCGCGTTTCCGCAAAATCTGGAGCGCCTGATCGGAGTCGCCCTGCGCCTCGGCGAGAGCGCCTTTGCACTCCATGATGCCGGCACCGGTGCGCTCCCGGAGGCTTCTGACCATTTCCGCGGTAATCTCCATCTCTCCTCCTGGATCGATTGGCACTCAAGTCGAGCCGCTGCCGCGCGGCGCGGGCGCGAAACGGTGCCTCGCACCCGGTGGCGTCGGCAGGGGTTCCTTCCGGCCGGGGTTGGGGCCTATTCTGAACCGGAGCCGGCGCGCTGGGAAGCTGCGGCCTTGGTCTCGGAAGGGTTTTCCTCATCCGGCTCTTCGGCGGCCGGGGAAGCGGACCGGCGAATCCGCGGAGCGCCCGAGGCAGTGCGGGCCTTCACCGCCCCGCGCGCTTTCTTCGGCGCGAGCGCGTCGGGGCCTCCGGCGGGAACCCCTTCCTCCTCCGCTTCGGCCAGCTCCGCCTCCAGCTTCTCGGCGACGCCCGCCTCGAAAGACTCGGCCGGCAGATCCTCCATCCCCTCGCCCTGCTTCATGCGCAGATTCCCTCCCTCCAGGAGGGCATCGGCCACGCGCGAGGTGAAGAGTCGAATCGCCCGGATGGCGTCGTCGTTGCCCGGAATCGGATAGTCGATCTCCTCCGGGTCACAATTGGTGTCGACGATGGCGATGACGGGGATCCCCAGCTTCCGCGCCTCCGAGACCGCGATCTGCTCCTTCTTCGGGTCCACGATGAAGAGGGCCTCCGGAAGACGATCGAGACGCTTGATCCCCGAAAGCACCCGATCGAGCTTGGCTTTCTCGCGCAGAAGCTGCGCGAACTCCTTCTTCGTGTACCCGACCGCCTCTCCGGTGGCGGTCATCTCCTCCAGCTTGCGGAGGCGATCGATGCGCCGCTTGATCGTCTTGAAGTTGGTGAGGATCCCGCCGAGCCAGCGCTGATTGACGAAATGCATCCCGCAGCGCGCGGTTTCCTCGGCGATGGCGTCCTGCGCCTGGCGCTTCGTGCCCACGAAGAGAACCTGCTTCCCCTCGGCGCCGAGGCGCGTGACGAACCCGATGGCCTCCTGAAACTGACGGAGCGTCTTCTGGAGGTTGATGATGTAGATCCCGTTTCGTTTACCGAAGATGTACTCCCTCATCTTCGGATTCCAGCGCTTGGTCTGGTGCCCGAAGTGGACACCGGCCTCCAGGAGCTCCTTCATGGAAACCGAAATCAAACCCAGCTCCTTTCTTAGGAATTGAGACGGTCGGTGAACATCCCCGACCCTCGCTACCGCTTGGAGAACTGGAAGCGGGCGCGGGCGCCGCGCTGTCCATACTTCTTCCGTTCCTTGATTCGCGAATCTCGGGTCAGAAATCCCGCTTCCTTGAGCTTCGAGCGCAGCTCTCGGTTGTAATCCACCAGCGCTCGCGACAGGCCGTGCCGGATCGCTCCTGCCTGGCCCGCCATGCCGCCTCCGTCGATGCGGACGTGGATGTCGAACTTGTTCGTGGTCTCGGTGATCAGCAGGGGCTGCCGGATGATGAGCTTGAGACTCTCGCGCTTGAAATACTGCTCGAGGGGACGATTGTTGACCTGGATGTTGCCCGCGCCGGGCCGCAGGAAAACTCTGGCGGTGGCATGCTTGCGCCGGCCCGTTCCGTAGTATTGGATTGCTGTCACGACTCCTCCGCGACTTTCTTCAGCTCGGCTGAACCGGCTCGGGCTTCTGAGCCTGATGGGGATGGTCCGGGCCCGCGTAGACCTTCAGCTTCGTCCGGAGCTTTCTCCCCAGACGGTTCTTCGGCAGCATGCCGTGGACGGCGAGCTCCACGATCCTTTCGGGCTTCTCCGCCAGGAGCTTCCCGGCGCTCACCTGCTTGAGCCCTCCCGGATATCCCGTGTGCCAGCGGTACATCTTGCGCTCGAGCTTGCGTCCGGTCAGGCGGACTTTGTCGGCATTGACCACGACGACGAAGTCGCCCGTGTCCACCGACGGGGACCACGTCGGACGGTGCTTGCCCATCAGGCGGGACGCGACGTAGGTGGAGAGCCTCCCCAACGTCTGGCCTTCGGCGTTCACCAGCAGCCACTGGCGGCTGAGCTTCTCCTTGATGGGCACGTAAGTCCGCATCAACTCCCTCCGGGTCCTCCGCGGGGCCCTTTCCGGTGCCGCGGCTTGTTCGCAGAAACGCAATTTTTACAACAACCTCGGGGGCCTGTCAAGCTCATTTTTCAGGCGCTTTTCCCGGCCAGAAGGTGCAGGACCGCTTTTTGGGCGTGCAGCCGGTTCTCGGCCTGTTGAAATATCGCCGAGGTAGGGGCGTCGGCGACGGCATCGGTCACTTCCCATCCCCGGTGCGCCGGCAGACAGTGGAGGAAAACGGCTCCCGGGGCTGCCTGGGACATCAGCGCTTCGTTCACTTGATAGGCCTTGAAGATCTTCGCCCGGCTCTCGGTCTCCGCCTCCTGTCCCATGCTGGCCCAGACGTCCGTGTACACGGCCCCCGCGCCCCGGACCCCCTCGACGGGGTCGCTCACCATCCGGACCTTCGCCCCCGTCCGGCCCGCATCCGACAGCGCCAGCTCGACGACCTCCTTGGAGGGCTCGTAACCCGGCGGCGTGGCGACGGTGATCGACGAACCCGCCTTCGCCGCGGCGAACATCAACGAATGGCAGACGTTGTTGCCGTCTCCGACGTAGGTCAGTCGCAGCGCTCGGAGGTTCCCCGTGAGCTCGCGCAGCGTCTGGAAATCGGCCAGCGCCTGACAGGGGTGGGAATAGTCGCTCAGGGCGTTGATGACCGGGATCTTGGCGTGGCGCGCCAGCTGGACAATCGAGTCGTGCTTGAACGTCCTGGCCATGATGGCGTCCACCCAGCGCTCGAGGTTTCTGGCCACGTCGGGGATCGACTCCCGGGCCCCGAGCTGGATGTCGGCCGGCGCCAGGTAGATCCCATGACCGCCCATCTGGGTCATTCCCGTTTCGAACGTCACCCTGGTCCGCAGGGAGGGCTTCTCGAAGATCATGGCGAGCGTCTTCCCCTGCAGGGAATCGCGGAATCGCTCAGGATGCGCCTTCATCGCGTCGGCCAAATCGAGGATTCCGGTGAATTCCGAGGCCGAAAGATCGTGAATCGTCAGCAAATCCTTGGAGGAAAGCTTCATGAGTTTCTCCCTCGCCCTCGCGCGTCCGGAATGATCCGGGTTCCCGATTTCCCCGACAGGGCCTCCTTCACCTTCTCGACCGAAGTGATCACCACTTCCCGTCCCGTGGCCTCGACGAAGTCGGCAGCCGTCTCCATCTTGGGTCCCATGCTCCCGGCGGGAAACTGGCCGTCCCGGAGATGCCGGCGGACGTCGGAGACGGAGAGCCGGTCTACCGGCAGCTGGTCGGGACGTCCGAAGTTCAGATAAACGCGATCCACCGCCGTGAGAATCACGAAAAGATCCGCCTTCAGCTCGGTGGCGAGCAGTCCGGCCGTCCGATCCTTGTCGATCACCGCCTCCACCCCCCGCAGGACCCCGCGCTCGTCGCGGTAAACGGGCACGCCGCCCCCTCCGCCGGCGATGACGATGCAGCCCCTTTTCAGGGCGTCGGCGATGGCCCCGAGGCAGAGCACCTCCCGCGGCCTGGGAGACGGGACGAGCTTCCGGTATCCCCTTCCCGAGTCCTCCACCATCAGCCACCCCTGGCGCTTGGCGAGGTACTCAGCGCGGTAGCGCGTATAGAAGGGCCCGATCGGCTTGCTCGGCTTCCGGAAGCCCGGATCGGAGCGCTCGACGACCACCTGGCTGATCAGCGAGACGACTTCCCGGCGCGTCCCCCGCGCGCGCAGACGATTCACCAGGGACCGTTCCAGGAGATAACCGATGCTCCCCT
Encoded proteins:
- a CDS encoding GTP-binding protein — encoded protein: MSKEKFDRSKPHVNVGTIGHVDHGKTTLTSAITMVLAKKFPKIQVRS
- the rlmB gene encoding 23S rRNA (guanosine(2251)-2'-O)-methyltransferase RlmB; amino-acid sequence: MKSAKIETLYGVHPVMETLRGGRRRVEQIHVSVGRQDRKVREILSLASRKKIPVQRVPRESLDRLAGGGVHQGVVARVSGSGPVSVEEILATAGTRPFFLILDQVEDPRNLGAILRSAAAARVDGVFLPPHGSAGLTPAAAKSAAGQADRVRLAVAGNLVSLMEKLKERGIWVVGLDQGARTLWTEFDYSLPVALVLGGEGKGIRRLVREHCDVLVGIPLSSGVDSLNVSVAAGVTLFEVVRQRGSRGAGA
- the gltX gene encoding glutamate--tRNA ligase, with amino-acid sequence MSVRTRFAPSPTGLLHVGNARTAIFNWLFTRHERGKFVLRIEDTDRERSRPEFEAGIVRELKWLGLDWDEGIDEGPRGPYRQSERHAKGMYREALEELARAGLAYPCFCSAERLESDRQADREAGRMPRYPGRCRSIPSAESRRRVEAGERAAQRFRVGDAPVIFEDRIRGVVRVDSQSIGDPVIFRSDGWPTYNFAVVVDDIGMKITDVIRGEDHLSNTVRQVLLYRALGTQTPRFAHLPLVLGEDRAPLSKRNEDTSLRQFAEQGYPPASVINCLALLGWSAADGVEVLEPPDLIERFDLSRISKAAAVFDRAKLDHLGNQHLRRMDLPRLVDLALPRLREIGLLPDGPGAREERWAEAVLELIRESISRLDQIDSADAVKVLARFAPEATLTSGEPAQELQEESARRVIREFLDRLPPGARLSREEYTRTASEVGRRTGARGRSLYHPLRLALTGLPSGPELARIVPLIEEGADLKLPIVVPGCRERCQRVLQIFEKA
- the ispD gene encoding 2-C-methyl-D-erythritol 4-phosphate cytidylyltransferase gives rise to the protein MSGEGSSSLSAAAILVAAGKGVRAGSGPPKQFRCLDGVPLLARAFQPFLLCREIHQIFLVVPEPEEARVRLSAWVPEGSPVDFVRGGETRQASTRKGLAATRADLVLVHDGVRPFVTPDLIRRVLAAAKRRGAAVPLVPVRETLKRIEPPDGAIQTVRRDDYALSQTPQGFRREVLEAALDRADREGFEGTDEAELVERLGHPLARVEGLGENLKITTPEDFRRAEAMLSRPGTSAPGGWRVGIGYDVHPLVPGRKLILGGVEIAHPAGPAGHSDGDLICHAATDALLGAAGLSDIGQTFPDTDAALKDASSLDLLAQAGRKVRQAGFALGNLDVIVVLEEPKIAPHASLMRERIAEALGCDAARIGVKGKRGEGLGFAGRREGVAAQAVALLFRQSEGPGR
- the frr gene encoding ribosome recycling factor, encoding MLKDVHATAEKKMKGAVEATRRDLASIRTGRASLAILDGIMVEYYGAPTPLNQVATLGVPDPTQITIQPWDPKALPEIEKAILRSDLGLTPANDGKIVRLPIPPLTEERRKQLAKKVHQVGEEGKTIIRQHRREANDHLKTLLKEKTVSEDEEKRALEQIQQLTDRCVKQIDELIQHKEKEILSV
- the pyrH gene encoding UMP kinase, with protein sequence MPEAQTETPQYRRVLLKLSGESLMGAQGFGIDPTVVVRIAEEIREIRDLGVQVACVIGGGNIFRGLSAGASTGMDRVTADHMGMLATLINSLALQDRLERLGAHTRVLSALEVRQVAEPYLRRRALRHLEKGRVVIIAAGTGNPYFTTDTAAALRAMEIRAEIILKATRVDGIYSSDPEKVPDATRFEEITYLQVLQKGLQVMDSTAISLCMDNQLPIIVFNSNIRGNIRRVILGEKIGSLVRG
- the tsf gene encoding translation elongation factor Ts yields the protein MEITAEMVRSLRERTGAGIMECKGALAEAQGDSDQALQILRKRGLAGAAKRSGRTTSEGIVSCYIHPGGRVGVMLEVNCETDFVARTAEFQEMVKNLAMHIAASQPRYVSREEVPESVLAAEREIYGAQARGSGRPEAALPKIVEGKVSKFYQDTCLMEQPYVRDPNQSVKDYMTGMMAKTGENIRVRRFVRYALGEALSSETARPAVPAEQA
- the rpsB gene encoding 30S ribosomal protein S2 codes for the protein MISVSMKELLEAGVHFGHQTKRWNPKMREYIFGKRNGIYIINLQKTLRQFQEAIGFVTRLGAEGKQVLFVGTKRQAQDAIAEETARCGMHFVNQRWLGGILTNFKTIKRRIDRLRKLEEMTATGEAVGYTKKEFAQLLREKAKLDRVLSGIKRLDRLPEALFIVDPKKEQIAVSEARKLGIPVIAIVDTNCDPEEIDYPIPGNDDAIRAIRLFTSRVADALLEGGNLRMKQGEGMEDLPAESFEAGVAEKLEAELAEAEEEGVPAGGPDALAPKKARGAVKARTASGAPRIRRSASPAAEEPDEENPSETKAAASQRAGSGSE
- the rpsI gene encoding 30S ribosomal protein S9; translation: MTAIQYYGTGRRKHATARVFLRPGAGNIQVNNRPLEQYFKRESLKLIIRQPLLITETTNKFDIHVRIDGGGMAGQAGAIRHGLSRALVDYNRELRSKLKEAGFLTRDSRIKERKKYGQRGARARFQFSKR
- the rplM gene encoding 50S ribosomal protein L13, with product MRTYVPIKEKLSRQWLLVNAEGQTLGRLSTYVASRLMGKHRPTWSPSVDTGDFVVVVNADKVRLTGRKLERKMYRWHTGYPGGLKQVSAGKLLAEKPERIVELAVHGMLPKNRLGRKLRTKLKVYAGPDHPHQAQKPEPVQPS
- the argF gene encoding ornithine carbamoyltransferase gives rise to the protein MKLSSKDLLTIHDLSASEFTGILDLADAMKAHPERFRDSLQGKTLAMIFEKPSLRTRVTFETGMTQMGGHGIYLAPADIQLGARESIPDVARNLERWVDAIMARTFKHDSIVQLARHAKIPVINALSDYSHPCQALADFQTLRELTGNLRALRLTYVGDGNNVCHSLMFAAAKAGSSITVATPPGYEPSKEVVELALSDAGRTGAKVRMVSDPVEGVRGAGAVYTDVWASMGQEAETESRAKIFKAYQVNEALMSQAAPGAVFLHCLPAHRGWEVTDAVADAPTSAIFQQAENRLHAQKAVLHLLAGKSA
- a CDS encoding carbamate kinase: MAKRRRVVVAFGGNALIRRGEEGTQTEQIENSERLARRLVALVGERDELLLVHGNGPQVGTILIQVEEAVTKVPPVSLDLCVAQSQGSIGYLLERSLVNRLRARGTRREVVSLISQVVVERSDPGFRKPSKPIGPFYTRYRAEYLAKRQGWLMVEDSGRGYRKLVPSPRPREVLCLGAIADALKRGCIVIAGGGGGVPVYRDERGVLRGVEAVIDKDRTAGLLATELKADLFVILTAVDRVYLNFGRPDQLPVDRLSVSDVRRHLRDGQFPAGSMGPKMETAADFVEATGREVVITSVEKVKEALSGKSGTRIIPDARGRGRNS